Proteins encoded in a region of the Enterococcus gilvus ATCC BAA-350 genome:
- the scpB gene encoding SMC-Scp complex subunit ScpB has translation MNQLSQIEAMLFVVGEEGIGLEELAFSLNRPIPEVYQNILDLKELYENKEQSALTILEVGNHFVLTTKKEFASLLKEFARSPMANRLSQAALETLSIIAYRQPVTRAEIDELRGVQSSGAVQTLVARQLIEEKGRVEGPGRAILYGTSDYFMDYFGLKDMKELPDVQKMEDDLADEAEPLDLFYDRFKEEDE, from the coding sequence ATGAATCAATTAAGTCAAATTGAAGCGATGCTTTTTGTAGTTGGGGAAGAGGGAATCGGTTTAGAAGAATTAGCTTTTTCTTTAAATCGACCCATACCAGAAGTTTATCAAAACATCCTAGATTTGAAGGAATTATATGAAAATAAAGAGCAGTCGGCCTTGACTATTTTGGAAGTGGGCAATCATTTTGTTTTAACCACGAAAAAAGAATTTGCTTCATTGCTAAAAGAATTCGCGCGTTCGCCTATGGCAAATCGCTTAAGTCAAGCTGCATTGGAAACACTTTCGATTATTGCCTACAGACAACCCGTAACACGTGCCGAAATTGATGAACTCCGTGGTGTTCAATCGAGCGGAGCTGTGCAAACTTTGGTAGCCAGACAATTAATAGAAGAAAAAGGCCGCGTTGAAGGGCCTGGACGAGCAATTTTATATGGAACAAGTGACTATTTTATGGATTATTTTGGATTAAAAGATATGAAGGAATTGCCGGACGTTCAAAAAATGGAAGATGATCTAGCAGACGAAGCAGAGCCTTTGGATTTGTTTTACGATCGTTTTAAAGAAGAGGATGAGTAA
- a CDS encoding RecQ family ATP-dependent DNA helicase, producing MELKKVLREKFNYDQFRPGQQEIIETILKGHSVLGMLPTGTGKSLCYQLPGYLLEGTVVVISPLISLMEDQVIQLQGLGEKRAVALNSLLSSWEKQWILNEAHHYKFIFMSPEMFLSPNVQNVLKRIKLAMIVVDEAHCISQWGIDFRPEYLKLADGIQFVGSPLILALTATATNKVRKDIQRLLFEKEKAREVVFSVDRPNISFFVYQENKVEKLRELMISLEGSGIIYCATRKKVEELYHSFKDRQKIAYYHGGLSGQERRMLQQQFLSGELRILVATNAFGMGINKENIRFVIHYDLPDSPENYLQEVGRAGRDGQLSQAILLYEEGDEFIHHFLQEQTNQSKKLFEIKQKMSDLVFEDPLIKKWEQFFPNDSSHLMDLLNQRGVTKKKQLQKMLDYIATTKCRREFLVSYFDESLTEKNPICCDNDGAVLQKYSVQETASMGQISWQKIIQKIFKNTEKD from the coding sequence ATGGAACTGAAAAAAGTATTAAGGGAAAAATTTAACTATGACCAGTTTCGACCTGGTCAACAAGAAATAATTGAAACTATCTTAAAAGGCCATTCTGTTCTTGGAATGCTTCCCACTGGAACTGGAAAGTCATTGTGCTATCAATTACCAGGTTATTTATTAGAAGGAACAGTCGTTGTCATTTCCCCGCTAATTTCTTTGATGGAGGACCAAGTAATACAACTGCAAGGACTAGGAGAAAAGCGTGCTGTGGCACTAAACAGTCTACTTTCATCGTGGGAAAAACAATGGATACTTAATGAAGCACATCATTACAAGTTTATTTTTATGAGTCCGGAAATGTTTTTAAGTCCGAATGTACAAAATGTATTAAAGAGGATCAAGTTGGCAATGATCGTAGTGGATGAGGCACACTGCATTTCTCAGTGGGGAATTGATTTTCGGCCTGAGTATTTAAAATTGGCAGACGGGATTCAGTTCGTTGGAAGTCCATTAATTCTAGCATTGACAGCAACCGCTACAAATAAGGTAAGAAAAGATATTCAACGTTTATTGTTCGAAAAAGAAAAGGCGAGAGAAGTTGTTTTTTCTGTGGATCGTCCTAATATCAGCTTTTTTGTTTATCAAGAAAATAAAGTTGAAAAACTGAGAGAACTTATGATTTCTTTAGAGGGATCAGGAATCATTTATTGTGCGACTCGAAAAAAAGTAGAAGAACTCTACCATTCTTTTAAAGATCGGCAAAAAATTGCTTATTATCATGGTGGTCTCAGTGGGCAAGAACGAAGAATGCTTCAACAACAATTTTTATCCGGGGAGTTAAGAATATTAGTTGCCACGAATGCTTTTGGTATGGGAATCAATAAAGAGAATATTCGATTTGTCATTCATTATGATTTGCCAGATTCACCAGAGAATTATTTGCAAGAAGTGGGCCGAGCTGGCAGAGACGGACAGTTGAGCCAAGCAATTTTATTGTATGAAGAAGGAGATGAATTTATTCATCACTTTCTACAAGAGCAAACAAATCAATCAAAAAAATTGTTTGAAATTAAACAAAAAATGAGTGATCTGGTGTTTGAAGACCCGCTCATTAAAAAGTGGGAACAGTTTTTTCCTAATGATAGTTCTCATTTAATGGATTTATTAAACCAACGTGGAGTTACAAAAAAGAAGCAACTGCAAAAAATGCTTGATTATATTGCAACTACAAAATGCCGGCGGGAATTTTTAGTTTCTTATTTTGACGAAAGCTTAACAGAAAAAAATCCAATTTGTTGCGACAACGATGGCGCTGTATTGCAAAAATACAGCGTACAAGAAACAGCAAGTATGGGCCAAATATCTTGGCAAAAAATTATTCAAAAAATTTTTAAAAATACAGAGAAAGATTGA
- the rpsA gene encoding 30S ribosomal protein S1: protein MTDLEQNSMENENVSMEAAMESVHEVQVGDIVKGEVLALEDKQVIVGIEGAGVEGVVPAKELSTLPVEDINEEVKVGDILDLVVISSIGKDKENGSYLLSKRRLDAKKVWEDIEKEFQDGKIIEAPVTSSVKGGLVVDVGVRGFVPASMIDDHFVDDFSAYTGKTLKFKIIEIEPSENRLILSHKAVVEAEKAEKKKEILADLYEGQVIKGQVARLTDFGAFIDLGGIDGLVHVSEISHSHVAKPSDVLSVGDEVEVQVLSVDPEKERISLSIKANLPGPWTDIEEKAAPGSVLQGTVKRLTSFGAFVEIFPGVEGLVHISQISHKHIATPHEVLHEGDQVQVKVLEVHPEDHRVALSIKALEEKPEEAKAEPVEEESYELPEENTGFTMGDILGDALREEESEEQE from the coding sequence ATGACAGATTTAGAACAAAATTCGATGGAAAACGAAAATGTTTCCATGGAAGCAGCAATGGAAAGTGTGCATGAAGTTCAAGTTGGCGATATTGTTAAAGGTGAGGTGCTCGCCTTAGAAGATAAACAAGTTATCGTTGGTATTGAAGGTGCAGGAGTAGAAGGTGTAGTTCCTGCAAAAGAACTTTCAACATTACCTGTTGAAGATATCAATGAAGAAGTCAAGGTTGGCGATATTCTTGATTTAGTCGTTATCTCTTCTATCGGAAAAGACAAAGAAAATGGTAGTTACTTACTTTCTAAACGCCGCTTAGATGCGAAAAAGGTTTGGGAAGATATTGAGAAGGAATTCCAAGATGGAAAAATCATCGAAGCACCAGTAACTAGCAGCGTTAAAGGTGGACTAGTAGTTGATGTAGGTGTACGTGGTTTTGTACCAGCATCAATGATTGATGATCATTTTGTTGATGATTTTTCAGCTTATACTGGGAAAACATTGAAATTCAAAATTATTGAAATCGAACCTTCTGAGAATCGTTTGATTCTATCTCATAAAGCAGTGGTTGAAGCTGAAAAAGCTGAGAAGAAAAAAGAAATCTTGGCTGACCTGTATGAAGGTCAAGTAATCAAAGGGCAAGTGGCACGTTTGACAGATTTTGGTGCGTTTATTGACCTAGGTGGCATTGACGGCTTAGTCCATGTCTCTGAAATTTCTCACAGTCACGTAGCAAAACCATCGGACGTTTTAAGTGTTGGCGACGAAGTGGAAGTTCAAGTACTTTCTGTTGATCCAGAAAAAGAACGTATTTCATTGTCTATTAAAGCGAACTTACCTGGACCTTGGACAGATATTGAAGAAAAGGCAGCACCCGGTTCTGTTCTTCAAGGAACAGTGAAGCGTCTCACTAGTTTTGGTGCATTCGTTGAAATATTCCCAGGTGTAGAAGGTTTGGTTCACATTTCTCAAATTTCTCATAAGCACATTGCAACACCTCATGAAGTATTACATGAAGGTGACCAAGTACAAGTGAAGGTTTTAGAAGTACATCCTGAAGACCATCGTGTTGCTTTATCAATCAAAGCACTAGAAGAAAAACCTGAAGAAGCTAAAGCGGAACCCGTAGAGGAAGAATCTTACGAGTTGCCAGAAGAAAATACTGGCTTTACCATGGGTGATATTCTTGGTGATGCATTGAGAGAGGAAGAATCAGAAGAACAAGAGTAG
- a CDS encoding Fur family transcriptional regulator, whose protein sequence is MNAILALQKTKKQLHDSGFKLTPQREATVLVLLENEKDHLSAEEIYFLVKKKSPEIGLATVYRTLEILTELHIVNKISFDDGLARYDLRKEGAEHFHHHLLCLECGNIEEIEEDLLGDVERVVESRYHFLVKDHRLTFHGICQSCQDKKEA, encoded by the coding sequence TTGAACGCGATTTTAGCTCTGCAAAAAACTAAAAAGCAACTTCACGATTCTGGATTTAAGTTGACACCACAGCGTGAAGCGACCGTTCTCGTTTTATTAGAAAATGAAAAAGACCATTTGTCAGCGGAAGAGATTTATTTCTTAGTTAAAAAGAAAAGTCCTGAAATCGGCTTGGCAACAGTCTATCGCACCTTAGAAATTTTGACGGAATTGCACATTGTTAATAAAATTAGTTTTGATGATGGACTCGCTAGATATGATCTTCGTAAAGAAGGGGCAGAACATTTTCATCATCATTTACTTTGTTTAGAATGCGGGAATATTGAAGAAATTGAAGAGGATCTTTTAGGAGATGTAGAAAGAGTCGTAGAATCTCGGTATCATTTTCTAGTAAAAGATCATCGCCTGACATTTCATGGAATTTGTCAAAGCTGTCAAGATAAAAAAGAAGCGTAG
- the cmk gene encoding (d)CMP kinase, producing the protein MEKISIAIDGPASSGKSTVAKILASEFGFIYVDTGAMYRAITFLAIKHGVSFSDEESLADLTTHYPITFKQSSHGQLVFADNEEITQTIRQPDVTAAVSEVSAHSKVREELVEAQRQLAKSGGIVMDGRDIGTVVLPKAEVKIFLVASVDERAKRRYKENQEKGIKIDFESIREAIAKRDYLDSHREVSPLVQAMDAELVDTTGMSIEQVVAKIKDIVSSKGF; encoded by the coding sequence ATGGAAAAGATTTCAATTGCAATTGATGGTCCCGCGTCATCTGGTAAAAGTACTGTTGCCAAAATTTTAGCGAGTGAATTTGGCTTTATTTATGTAGATACTGGTGCAATGTATCGTGCCATAACTTTTTTAGCGATTAAACACGGAGTCTCGTTTTCGGATGAAGAATCTCTAGCAGACTTGACAACACACTATCCAATCACTTTCAAACAATCTTCTCATGGACAGTTAGTGTTTGCGGACAATGAAGAGATTACACAGACGATTCGTCAGCCTGATGTGACGGCTGCTGTCTCGGAAGTCTCCGCCCACAGCAAAGTGCGTGAAGAATTGGTTGAAGCACAACGTCAACTAGCTAAATCTGGCGGGATTGTCATGGATGGTCGCGACATTGGAACCGTCGTGTTGCCGAAAGCAGAAGTCAAAATTTTTCTAGTAGCAAGTGTCGATGAGCGCGCAAAACGACGGTACAAGGAAAATCAAGAAAAGGGTATAAAAATAGATTTTGAGTCAATCAGAGAAGCAATCGCGAAACGTGATTATTTAGATTCACATCGAGAGGTATCACCGCTTGTCCAAGCGATGGACGCAGAATTGGTCGACACAACGGGGATGTCTATTGAACAGGTAGTTGCGAAGATTAAGGACATTGTATCCTCGAAAGGTTTCTAA
- a CDS encoding ECF transporter S component: MKNLRLQKMTAVAVAAAMGLILQFIAFPIVPMFPFLKLDFSDIPVLINMFIFGPLTGVATAFIRSLLHLTMTGFSIDNMIGDFASFFASTLYTLPIFLLFKQKTTTKRVLGLGLGILAMTVFMSIANYFVITPLYLKAFGLSAGQMLGMGLGRYILVGIVPFNLLKGMIVSAVFLVLHAKLLPWLSKKTMTSQHHSI; the protein is encoded by the coding sequence ATGAAGAACTTAAGATTACAAAAAATGACAGCAGTGGCAGTAGCAGCAGCAATGGGATTGATTCTACAATTTATCGCTTTTCCAATTGTTCCAATGTTTCCGTTTTTAAAGTTGGACTTTAGTGATATTCCAGTATTGATCAATATGTTTATATTTGGACCGTTAACAGGTGTGGCGACTGCGTTTATTCGATCCTTGCTTCATTTGACGATGACGGGCTTCTCTATTGATAATATGATTGGGGACTTCGCAAGCTTTTTCGCGTCAACATTGTATACTTTGCCAATATTTTTACTATTCAAACAAAAAACAACGACAAAACGTGTGTTGGGGCTAGGTTTAGGTATTCTAGCGATGACGGTCTTTATGAGTATCGCAAACTATTTTGTAATTACGCCTCTTTATTTAAAAGCGTTCGGGCTTTCTGCTGGACAAATGTTAGGCATGGGCTTGGGAAGATATATTTTAGTTGGAATCGTTCCTTTCAATTTGCTTAAAGGAATGATCGTCAGTGCAGTTTTCTTAGTACTACATGCTAAATTACTGCCATGGTTATCCAAAAAAACAATGACATCGCAACATCATTCAATTTAA
- a CDS encoding CvfB family protein: MNELLGQVFTGLIIDENETMYLVQKNGVTFHFEKKQEEVYQIGESVEGFGYVNQKKEAIFTTAIPQVRIGHYAFGEVTDVRRDLGVFVNIGLADKDMVVSLDEMPSMKELWPKKGDRLMISMRVDEKDRMWGVLADETIFHSLSRAGNAEMQNENKKGTIYRLKVAGSFLLTEDFYIGFIHPSERYQEPRLGEVVEARVIGVRPDGILNMSLKPRGYEMINDDAAMILTMLQRNADHLLPYWDKSDPDEIKAAFGISKGQFKRAIGHLLKEKLIEQKDGEIRLKS, translated from the coding sequence ATGAATGAATTATTAGGACAAGTATTTACAGGATTGATTATTGATGAAAATGAAACCATGTATTTGGTTCAAAAGAATGGCGTGACGTTTCATTTTGAAAAAAAACAAGAGGAAGTATATCAAATTGGCGAATCTGTTGAAGGTTTCGGCTATGTGAATCAGAAAAAAGAAGCGATTTTTACAACGGCTATCCCACAAGTTCGTATCGGACATTATGCATTTGGAGAAGTCACAGATGTTCGTCGGGATTTAGGTGTTTTCGTAAACATTGGTCTTGCGGATAAAGATATGGTGGTTTCCTTAGACGAGATGCCTAGCATGAAAGAACTTTGGCCTAAAAAAGGGGACCGTTTGATGATCAGCATGCGTGTTGATGAAAAGGATCGCATGTGGGGTGTGTTAGCAGACGAGACGATCTTTCATTCTTTGAGTCGTGCCGGAAATGCAGAAATGCAAAACGAAAACAAGAAGGGGACGATTTATCGGTTGAAAGTCGCGGGTTCTTTTCTGCTGACTGAAGATTTTTACATCGGATTTATTCACCCTTCAGAACGCTATCAAGAACCACGTTTAGGAGAAGTTGTGGAAGCACGAGTGATTGGCGTACGTCCAGATGGTATTCTAAATATGTCATTAAAGCCTCGCGGGTATGAAATGATCAACGATGATGCTGCGATGATTTTGACAATGCTGCAAAGAAATGCAGACCATTTGTTACCGTATTGGGATAAATCAGATCCTGATGAAATTAAAGCTGCCTTTGGAATCAGCAAAGGTCAATTCAAACGTGCGATCGGTCATTTGTTAAAGGAAAAATTAATTGAACAAAAGGATGGCGAAATTCGTTTAAAAAGCTAA
- the xerD gene encoding site-specific tyrosine recombinase XerD, which produces MDEQITEYLHYLAIERGLSENTRSSYQRDLQQYLSFLDAQGVSTWEAVDRYTVVAFLASLSDAGKASTTITRMISSLRRFHQFLRQERYTDHDPMQHIDSPKKAQKLPQTLSLAEVERLIATPDTTTNLGIRDRAILEVLYATGLRVSELIGLKLGDIHLEMGLLQTVGKGDKERIVPLGDYAIHWLERYLSEVRPILTKKNPNETFLFVNNHGRGLSRQGIWKNLKQYVIKAEITKDVTPHTLRHSFATHLLENGADLRTVQELLGHADISTTQIYTHITKRRMTEVYKEFFPRA; this is translated from the coding sequence ATGGATGAACAAATAACAGAGTATTTGCATTACTTAGCGATTGAGCGTGGACTTTCAGAGAATACTCGTAGTAGTTATCAAAGAGATCTACAACAATATTTGTCATTTTTAGACGCGCAGGGTGTATCCACGTGGGAAGCTGTGGATCGTTATACTGTTGTGGCTTTTTTGGCGAGCTTATCAGATGCTGGAAAAGCGTCTACTACAATTACACGAATGATTTCTAGTCTTCGGCGTTTTCATCAATTTTTGCGGCAAGAACGTTATACCGACCATGACCCTATGCAGCATATAGATAGCCCTAAAAAGGCTCAAAAGTTGCCGCAAACACTCTCTTTAGCAGAAGTCGAACGGTTGATAGCCACTCCAGATACAACTACGAATTTAGGCATTCGTGATCGTGCGATTTTAGAAGTCCTGTATGCCACAGGCTTGCGTGTTAGTGAATTAATTGGCTTAAAGCTGGGAGATATCCATCTGGAAATGGGCTTGTTACAAACGGTTGGAAAAGGAGATAAGGAGCGTATAGTTCCTTTGGGAGACTACGCGATACATTGGCTAGAGAGATATTTGTCTGAAGTTCGTCCCATTCTGACAAAAAAAAATCCAAATGAGACGTTTCTTTTTGTGAACAATCACGGACGCGGGCTGAGTCGTCAAGGAATATGGAAAAACTTGAAGCAATATGTCATTAAAGCTGAGATCACAAAAGATGTCACGCCGCATACATTGCGCCACAGTTTTGCGACCCATTTACTTGAAAATGGCGCTGATCTGCGAACGGTTCAAGAATTGCTGGGACACGCAGACATATCTACAACACAAATTTATACCCATATCACTAAGCGAAGAATGACCGAAGTTTATAAAGAGTTTTTTCCACGCGCTTAA
- a CDS encoding segregation/condensation protein A, whose translation MEEISLKLDVFEGPLDLLLHLIQQLEIDIYDIPIAAVTEQYMNFIHAMKTLELEVAGEYLVMAATLMSIKSQMLLPKPELDFDYEDEEGEDPREALVQQLLEYRKYKYAASVLSEKEQERSLFFTKAPMDLSDYEEEILPLPKNQLNTIDLFLALHDVLQRKKRNQPIETTVATESITIDQKVVEIGNRLNVLPEGKGLFLESLFVQYTKDEMITTFMALLELMKKGLAVATQEETYAPIVIFKGEIIEE comes from the coding sequence ATGGAAGAAATAAGTTTAAAATTAGATGTTTTTGAAGGTCCTTTAGATCTCCTGCTCCATCTAATCCAACAGTTGGAAATTGATATCTATGATATTCCTATTGCAGCAGTGACTGAGCAATACATGAATTTCATCCATGCAATGAAAACTTTAGAGTTAGAAGTAGCAGGTGAGTATCTGGTTATGGCTGCAACACTCATGTCTATTAAAAGCCAAATGCTTTTACCAAAACCAGAACTAGACTTTGATTACGAAGACGAAGAGGGCGAAGACCCTCGTGAGGCATTGGTTCAGCAACTTTTAGAATATCGTAAATATAAGTATGCGGCATCCGTCCTTTCAGAAAAAGAACAAGAGCGTAGTTTGTTTTTTACAAAGGCGCCCATGGATCTTTCAGACTATGAAGAAGAAATCCTTCCGCTGCCTAAAAACCAATTAAATACGATTGATCTTTTTCTGGCATTGCATGATGTTTTGCAACGAAAGAAAAGAAATCAACCAATAGAAACGACAGTTGCCACGGAGTCAATTACCATTGACCAAAAAGTAGTAGAGATTGGCAATCGATTGAATGTTCTACCCGAAGGAAAAGGGCTGTTTTTAGAATCCTTGTTTGTCCAATATACTAAAGATGAAATGATTACAACTTTTATGGCATTATTAGAATTGATGAAAAAAGGATTGGCTGTAGCAACTCAAGAGGAGACCTACGCACCTATAGTCATTTTTAAAGGCGAAATAATCGAAGAATGA
- a CDS encoding pseudouridine synthase has product MERLQKIIAHAGIASRRKAEEYITSGRVKVNGDTVKELGTKAGKKDIVEVDGVPIYQEEPVYYLFYKPRGVISAVSDDKNRKVVTDYFAAVPERIYPVGRLDYDTSGILLLTNDGDFSQRLAHPKHQIDKVYVAKVKGYAEKRSLLPLTKGIRIEGKKTAPARFEILSTDKKAETSIVELTIHEGRNHQVKNMLAAVGLPVQKLKRERYGDLTLQGLRPGEYRRLNTKEINTLLNQSK; this is encoded by the coding sequence ATGGAAAGATTACAGAAAATAATCGCCCATGCTGGGATAGCTTCCCGACGTAAGGCTGAGGAATACATTACTAGCGGACGCGTCAAAGTGAATGGCGATACTGTAAAAGAATTAGGTACAAAAGCTGGAAAAAAAGACATCGTCGAAGTTGACGGTGTGCCAATTTATCAAGAAGAGCCCGTTTATTATTTGTTTTATAAACCTCGGGGAGTTATCTCGGCTGTTTCTGACGATAAAAATAGAAAAGTGGTAACAGATTACTTCGCCGCTGTCCCTGAACGAATCTATCCTGTTGGACGTTTAGATTATGATACGTCTGGAATATTACTTTTAACAAATGACGGTGATTTTTCACAACGATTGGCGCATCCGAAACACCAAATTGATAAAGTCTATGTGGCAAAAGTAAAAGGTTACGCGGAAAAAAGAAGTTTGTTGCCATTGACAAAAGGGATTCGCATTGAAGGAAAGAAAACTGCGCCTGCACGTTTTGAGATTCTCTCAACAGATAAAAAAGCAGAGACAAGTATTGTTGAATTAACCATTCATGAAGGCCGCAATCATCAGGTGAAGAATATGTTGGCGGCGGTTGGTTTGCCGGTACAAAAATTAAAGCGTGAACGTTATGGTGACTTGACATTGCAAGGGTTACGTCCAGGGGAATATCGTCGGTTGAATACAAAGGAAATCAATACGTTATTGAACCAATCAAAATAA
- a CDS encoding helix-turn-helix domain-containing protein, translating to MTLFILTLFHTGYKLRTSTLYHLLVGKRTSSVLIHGFFYQNLAYLGALPTLKEKSFQEALNQLKLNHLITIDDEFGELTPLGKARLLETPLEMTGLNNMRFGRMREDCWQLILFAIQVTSYLSFNEKEYLPIENRPYYLQQVKKWLAQSNPYLLSAFKDELTMILSKIPSKEADFLANQFSGHGFQGKTVFQLLPDTFQEYPWVDLYQQRAIDLFLEQIEEGELSRLLYVLDQQNMNQSMLKTKDYFLAGKTVSEILSLRHLKQGTINDHFIEWALLDKAFPFEKFEQLDFDGLHEGQVINSHYQEYEVSYLNFRLSQIYYLREHGWN from the coding sequence ATGACTTTGTTTATTTTAACGTTATTTCATACAGGCTACAAGTTAAGAACATCCACCTTGTATCATTTATTGGTGGGAAAAAGGACAAGCTCTGTTTTGATCCATGGTTTCTTCTATCAAAATTTAGCTTATTTAGGTGCATTGCCTACTTTGAAGGAAAAGAGTTTTCAAGAAGCACTAAATCAATTAAAATTGAATCATTTGATCACTATAGATGATGAATTCGGCGAATTAACGCCACTTGGGAAAGCGCGTTTATTAGAGACACCTTTGGAAATGACGGGTCTGAACAATATGCGCTTTGGCCGCATGCGAGAAGATTGCTGGCAGTTGATCTTATTTGCGATTCAGGTGACTAGTTATCTTTCCTTTAATGAGAAGGAGTATCTGCCGATTGAAAATCGTCCATACTATTTACAGCAAGTAAAGAAATGGTTGGCACAGTCTAATCCTTATTTATTAAGTGCGTTTAAAGATGAGTTGACCATGATCTTAAGTAAAATACCCTCAAAAGAGGCTGATTTTTTAGCAAATCAATTTTCGGGACATGGATTTCAAGGGAAAACTGTTTTTCAACTTTTACCTGACACCTTTCAGGAGTATCCCTGGGTTGATCTTTACCAACAGCGTGCAATAGATCTTTTTCTTGAACAGATAGAAGAGGGGGAACTTTCGAGGCTGTTATATGTGCTAGATCAACAAAATATGAATCAGAGTATGTTAAAAACGAAAGACTATTTCTTGGCTGGAAAAACAGTATCAGAGATTTTGTCTTTGCGCCATTTAAAACAAGGAACTATCAACGATCATTTCATTGAGTGGGCATTATTAGATAAAGCATTTCCTTTTGAAAAATTCGAGCAACTCGATTTTGATGGCTTACATGAGGGGCAAGTCATCAATAGTCATTACCAAGAGTATGAGGTATCATACCTGAATTTTCGATTATCACAAATCTATTATCTGAGGGAACATGGATGGAACTGA
- a CDS encoding GNAT family N-acetyltransferase produces the protein MLTQYRKSQRKIAMGLLSFHESLKDQRHLLKEIDAYEGDERYQLYCYYDESSDNVQGVIGISSLEDQEIVLHDISLNPSYRGEGVSIAMMDELQTMYPDQKIMGTPATSAFLAKWQEHKRG, from the coding sequence ATGCTTACTCAATACCGAAAAAGTCAACGAAAGATCGCGATGGGACTTTTGAGTTTTCACGAAAGCCTAAAAGATCAACGCCATCTATTAAAAGAAATTGATGCCTATGAAGGTGACGAACGCTACCAGCTTTATTGCTATTATGATGAAAGCTCCGACAACGTACAGGGGGTGATCGGGATCAGTTCGTTAGAAGATCAAGAAATCGTCTTGCACGACATTAGTTTGAACCCCTCTTATCGTGGTGAGGGGGTAAGTATTGCGATGATGGATGAACTACAAACCATGTATCCAGATCAAAAAATTATGGGAACCCCTGCTACTTCAGCCTTTTTGGCAAAATGGCAGGAACATAAAAGAGGTTAG
- a CDS encoding LysM peptidoglycan-binding domain-containing protein, whose amino-acid sequence MSRKDRYNDKNNEPWDQHIYESDSEEENYSRSQSRRGGGSNKGGGNTKFLTILVALLLALILIPAGAFFWITRGNDKPAASPESTTQVSKVSSTEKSSTEESSTEESTSSTASESNQQNQQAADQQAQQQADQQAAAQRQQEQQAAQQQQQQDQQQQNNQQQQNQDNAQSDANAQYGTVQAGEGPRQIAGRYGLSVDEFLRLNGMNMDNFYFNPGQEVRIK is encoded by the coding sequence TTGAGTAGAAAAGATCGCTATAACGACAAGAACAATGAACCGTGGGATCAACATATTTACGAATCTGATAGTGAAGAAGAAAATTATTCACGCAGCCAATCACGTCGTGGTGGTGGAAGTAATAAAGGTGGCGGAAATACGAAATTCTTAACGATTCTAGTCGCGTTATTGTTAGCCCTTATTTTGATTCCGGCTGGTGCCTTTTTCTGGATCACTCGTGGAAACGACAAACCAGCAGCCTCTCCTGAGAGTACTACGCAGGTTTCCAAAGTATCTTCAACAGAAAAATCAAGCACAGAAGAGAGCAGCACAGAAGAAAGTACATCTTCAACGGCATCAGAAAGTAATCAACAAAACCAACAAGCTGCAGATCAACAAGCACAACAACAAGCTGATCAACAAGCGGCAGCACAACGTCAACAAGAACAGCAAGCTGCACAGCAGCAACAACAGCAAGACCAACAACAACAAAATAATCAGCAACAGCAAAATCAAGACAATGCTCAAAGCGATGCCAATGCGCAATACGGTACTGTACAAGCAGGTGAAGGTCCACGCCAAATCGCTGGTCGTTACGGGCTAAGTGTGGATGAGTTTTTACGTTTAAATGGTATGAACATGGATAATTTCTATTTTAATCCTGGACAAGAAGTACGCATCAAATAA
- a CDS encoding ferredoxin: MKCEIIPDRCIACGLCQTIAPEIFDYTDDGLVLFVGEPEATHEFIPESQQDAVIQSAKRCPSHAILYQNS, encoded by the coding sequence ATGAAATGCGAGATCATCCCTGACCGTTGTATCGCTTGCGGCCTGTGTCAAACCATCGCACCAGAAATTTTTGATTATACAGATGATGGATTGGTCCTCTTTGTTGGTGAGCCTGAGGCAACCCATGAATTTATTCCTGAGAGTCAACAGGACGCAGTTATACAATCTGCTAAGCGTTGTCCATCTCATGCTATCTTATATCAAAATTCATAA